A single Nocardioides bizhenqiangii DNA region contains:
- a CDS encoding TraR/DksA family transcriptional regulator has product MLLQQRAFRIDQLNRLDSPTATKSDPARDEIGATLREAARRVLTLIDAALRRIEEGSYGHCQRCGDLMSLHRLTALPMSTLCGRCQLTLGIVGPDRARGPEHSRTAHRDI; this is encoded by the coding sequence ATGTTGCTGCAGCAACGGGCGTTCCGGATCGACCAGCTCAACCGTCTCGACTCCCCGACCGCAACGAAATCCGATCCGGCTCGCGACGAGATCGGTGCGACGTTGCGCGAAGCCGCCCGACGGGTCCTGACCTTGATCGATGCTGCGCTGCGCAGGATCGAGGAAGGCAGCTACGGCCATTGTCAACGGTGTGGCGATCTCATGTCTCTGCACCGGTTGACGGCGCTGCCGATGTCGACGTTGTGCGGCCGGTGTCAGCTCACCCTGGGGATCGTGGGACCGGATCGTGCGCGGGGACCTGAGCATTCGCGGACGGCCCACCGTGACATCTGA
- a CDS encoding PucR family transcriptional regulator: MEDTGATRGANSAVRGTERDEEWLVRAAESASRDAGGVSVALLGDYLPMLADAATLGQFPERSEIDAVRRQGRNAAEQGVAVGRGVDLYLSAARHVWGELPTVVRERDRTAVRAAAEAVLQVVDDAVAAFAEGHAEAGREMIRREETVRRELIEDLLRGGAHLSDLVERAEPFGLDLTRAHQVALAQPGERLSSIAAATTSLERVVLDRFGDRDVLVATKEGWVVIIALADATGAPPVSGSLGTTGDLGKIVYGELSRLRQGRPWRVAVGRAHPGAYGIARSYEEAREGLTMATRMQIARPIVETRDLLTYRVLARDQPALVDLVHSVLNPLHQARGGAQPLVDTLAAYFDCGCVATTTATSLHLSVRAVTYRLDRVKSLTGFDALDPEHRFTLHAAVLGAKLLGWPDRPLPAASAPVSS, translated from the coding sequence ATGGAGGACACCGGCGCCACCCGCGGTGCGAACAGCGCGGTGCGTGGCACCGAGCGCGACGAGGAGTGGCTCGTACGGGCAGCGGAAAGCGCGAGCAGGGATGCCGGCGGGGTGTCGGTCGCCCTGCTGGGCGACTACTTGCCGATGCTCGCCGACGCTGCCACCCTCGGGCAGTTTCCGGAGAGGTCCGAGATTGACGCGGTTCGACGCCAGGGTCGTAACGCTGCAGAGCAGGGGGTCGCGGTCGGTCGAGGCGTCGATCTCTATCTCTCAGCGGCCCGGCACGTGTGGGGCGAGCTCCCAACAGTGGTTCGTGAGCGCGACCGAACGGCGGTACGTGCGGCCGCTGAGGCAGTACTGCAAGTCGTGGACGACGCGGTGGCGGCGTTTGCCGAGGGCCACGCTGAAGCCGGTCGCGAGATGATCCGCCGCGAGGAGACCGTGCGTCGAGAGCTGATCGAGGACCTGCTTCGCGGAGGCGCTCATCTCAGCGACCTCGTCGAGCGGGCGGAGCCGTTTGGTCTCGATCTGACCCGCGCTCACCAAGTTGCCCTCGCGCAGCCGGGGGAACGGCTCTCTTCGATCGCCGCGGCGACCACCTCGCTGGAACGAGTCGTCCTCGATCGGTTCGGCGACCGGGACGTTCTGGTGGCGACGAAAGAAGGATGGGTCGTCATCATCGCGCTCGCCGATGCGACGGGGGCACCGCCGGTGTCGGGCAGCTTGGGAACGACGGGTGACCTGGGAAAGATCGTGTACGGCGAGCTCTCCCGGCTGAGGCAGGGACGTCCCTGGCGTGTCGCGGTCGGCCGGGCGCACCCGGGGGCATACGGGATCGCCCGATCGTACGAAGAGGCTCGTGAGGGCCTCACGATGGCCACTCGCATGCAGATCGCCCGGCCGATCGTCGAGACCCGCGACCTCCTCACCTACCGAGTGCTCGCCCGAGACCAGCCCGCCCTGGTCGACCTGGTGCACTCGGTGCTCAACCCGCTCCATCAAGCCCGCGGAGGGGCGCAACCGCTCGTCGACACGCTGGCGGCCTACTTCGACTGCGGCTGCGTCGCCACCACCACCGCGACGTCGCTCCACCTCTCGGTTCGGGCGGTGACCTATCGCCTCGACCGCGTCAAGTCACTCACCGGCTTCGATGCCCTCGACCCAGAACACCGCTTCACCCTGCATGCCGCCGTCCTCGGCGCCAAGCTCCTCGGTTGGCCGGACCGGCCGCTGCCCGCGGCGTCAGCTCCAGTGTCGAGCTGA
- a CDS encoding NAD(P)/FAD-dependent oxidoreductase — MSPSSAPGSSGSATAWFLQERGVAVTVYDSDHAAGGASWGNAGWLTPALAAPLPEPDVLRYGLKSVLTPSSPVYVPPRLDPSLWWFLAGFARHSTLPRWQRGMAAYAPFNRRAIRAFDDLADAGATPRARQAGPFLACYRTSADAGAMLTELRRIKEVGQSAHYDYLTGPQVRRAQPAVSDAVEAAVLIHGQRYIHPPQFVRALAHSVVDRGGKLRESVRISDVETESNAAWLRDSEGARHRHDAVVLATGAALSRLARRFGVKKVVHAGRGYSFTVTGDRVPDSPVYFPDQRVACTPLHEPTAPDHQPGAPADADGPPLLRVAGMMELRRPDEPLDQRRIRAIVEATRELLPGVDFDRRSDEWVGSRPCTADGLPLIGATRSPRVFVAGGHGMWGVVLGPVTGKLLAEQIVTGSSPGVLTPFDPLR, encoded by the coding sequence ATGTCGCCGTCGTCGGCGCCGGGATCGTCGGGCTCAGCAACCGCCTGGTTCCTCCAGGAGCGAGGCGTCGCCGTCACCGTCTACGACAGCGACCACGCCGCGGGCGGCGCGTCCTGGGGCAACGCCGGCTGGCTCACCCCGGCCCTCGCTGCACCACTGCCAGAGCCTGACGTCCTGCGTTACGGGCTGAAGTCAGTCCTCACTCCGAGCTCACCCGTCTATGTCCCGCCACGGCTCGATCCCTCGCTCTGGTGGTTCCTCGCGGGATTCGCCCGGCACTCCACCCTTCCACGATGGCAGCGCGGAATGGCCGCCTACGCACCGTTCAACCGGCGCGCGATCCGCGCGTTCGATGACCTCGCGGACGCCGGCGCCACCCCACGTGCGCGACAGGCCGGCCCGTTCCTCGCCTGCTACCGCACGTCCGCCGACGCCGGAGCCATGCTGACCGAGCTGCGGCGCATCAAGGAGGTCGGCCAGAGCGCCCACTACGACTACCTCACCGGTCCCCAGGTCCGACGGGCGCAGCCGGCGGTCAGCGACGCCGTCGAGGCAGCCGTTCTCATCCACGGACAGCGCTACATCCATCCCCCGCAGTTCGTCCGCGCGCTTGCGCACTCCGTCGTCGACCGTGGGGGAAAGCTTCGTGAGTCTGTTCGCATCTCCGACGTCGAGACCGAGAGCAACGCGGCCTGGCTCCGCGACAGCGAGGGCGCCCGCCATCGGCACGACGCCGTCGTGCTCGCCACTGGAGCCGCGCTCAGTCGCCTCGCCCGCCGGTTCGGAGTCAAGAAGGTCGTTCACGCCGGGCGCGGCTACTCCTTCACGGTCACTGGCGACCGCGTGCCCGACAGCCCCGTCTACTTTCCCGACCAGCGGGTCGCGTGCACCCCGCTTCACGAGCCCACCGCCCCCGACCACCAGCCAGGTGCGCCCGCAGACGCGGACGGTCCCCCGCTTCTCCGCGTGGCCGGGATGATGGAGCTCCGACGCCCTGACGAGCCACTGGACCAGCGCCGTATCCGCGCCATCGTCGAGGCGACCCGCGAGCTGCTGCCCGGCGTCGACTTCGACCGCCGCAGCGACGAGTGGGTGGGCTCGAGACCCTGCACCGCTGACGGCCTGCCGCTCATCGGTGCGACCCGATCGCCACGGGTCTTCGTCGCAGGCGGTCATGGGATGTGGGGAGTGGTCCTCGGGCCGGTGACCGGCAAGCTCCTCGCCGAGCAGATCGTCACCGGCAGCTCACCGGGCGTCCTGACCCCGTTCGATCCTCTCCGGTGA
- a CDS encoding glycoside hydrolase family 15 protein, with protein sequence MHVDNLTLTSRPIADYGLLGDTRTAALVSSDGAIDWLCAPRFDSPPVFGQLVGGRPAGTFRAGPALPSVAAARRYRPNTATLVTTWHVGRGQLTLTEGMVAEVAGRLLPATLLVRRLSADGAAVDAVVDFDPRRGEHHDPPRVRSRAGELVCGWGTLALSLASDPHMDVQPGRPTYVTVRPGHPVTLVLSIAHREPLIRVGPTSAWALLDEDGTRWQTWTDGIDHQLPYRDAVVRSMLTLRLLTYSPSGAPVAAPTTSLPEDLGGRRNWDYRYAWPRDASIGIAAFLSVGKVAEARGFLWWLLHASRLQRPRLPVLLTLDGRRSPRERELGGWSGYAHSVPVRVGNGAAEQHQLDGYGWVIDAAWVLVDHGHQLYGEARRMVWGFADLVARRWQEPDAGIWEVRDDADHHVHSKMMAWLALDRALRIAETHHVSDRRRRRWRTAREAIVSEVRTRGFDEERNCYTRSYGSADLDAALLVLPLLGMEDTNSPRVASTIDAIRADLSAGGPSLYRYPPCGDGLPGAEGAFLPCSFWLVQALAHTDRRPEAVDLFEALLDRGSTLGLFAEEMDPATGAHLGNFPQALTHAALVSAALALRDTAAVSRDEGTSLEL encoded by the coding sequence ATGCACGTCGACAACCTCACGCTGACGTCGCGCCCGATCGCGGACTACGGACTCCTCGGCGACACTCGCACCGCGGCGTTGGTCTCCTCGGACGGCGCGATCGACTGGCTGTGCGCCCCACGGTTCGACAGCCCGCCGGTGTTCGGACAGCTGGTGGGTGGACGACCGGCCGGCACCTTCCGCGCAGGGCCGGCCTTGCCATCCGTGGCAGCCGCCCGTCGCTACCGGCCCAACACGGCCACGCTGGTGACCACCTGGCACGTGGGTCGCGGGCAACTGACGCTGACCGAAGGCATGGTCGCCGAGGTCGCCGGGCGTCTGCTGCCCGCAACCCTGCTGGTCCGTCGTCTGTCCGCCGACGGGGCCGCCGTAGACGCGGTGGTGGACTTCGATCCTCGCCGCGGCGAGCACCATGACCCGCCGCGGGTCAGGAGCCGCGCGGGCGAGCTGGTGTGTGGATGGGGAACCCTTGCCCTCTCCCTGGCGAGCGATCCGCACATGGACGTCCAACCCGGCCGTCCGACGTACGTCACGGTCCGGCCTGGGCACCCCGTCACTCTCGTGCTCAGCATCGCCCACCGGGAGCCACTCATCCGCGTCGGCCCAACGTCGGCCTGGGCACTTCTCGACGAAGACGGCACGCGGTGGCAGACCTGGACGGACGGGATCGACCACCAGCTTCCGTACCGGGACGCGGTGGTGCGCAGCATGCTGACCCTACGGTTGCTGACCTACTCGCCATCCGGAGCGCCGGTCGCGGCACCGACGACCTCCTTGCCTGAGGACCTGGGCGGCAGGCGCAACTGGGACTACCGCTACGCCTGGCCACGAGACGCCAGCATCGGCATCGCCGCCTTCCTCAGCGTCGGCAAGGTTGCCGAGGCCCGAGGTTTCCTCTGGTGGCTCCTTCACGCCAGTCGCCTCCAGCGGCCGCGCCTGCCGGTGCTGCTGACGCTGGACGGACGACGCTCGCCGCGCGAACGTGAGCTAGGCGGCTGGAGCGGATATGCGCACAGCGTGCCGGTCAGGGTGGGCAACGGGGCCGCCGAGCAGCACCAGCTCGACGGGTACGGCTGGGTCATCGACGCAGCGTGGGTGCTCGTCGACCACGGCCACCAGCTCTACGGGGAAGCTCGGCGAATGGTCTGGGGCTTCGCCGACCTGGTCGCGCGACGGTGGCAGGAGCCGGACGCCGGGATCTGGGAAGTCCGAGACGACGCCGATCATCACGTGCATTCCAAAATGATGGCCTGGCTCGCGCTCGACCGTGCCCTTCGTATCGCCGAGACCCATCACGTCTCCGACCGCCGTCGGCGACGCTGGCGAACCGCGCGAGAGGCGATCGTCAGCGAGGTGCGCACACGCGGGTTCGACGAGGAGCGAAACTGCTACACCCGCAGTTACGGATCCGCAGACCTGGACGCGGCCCTCCTTGTTCTTCCGCTCCTCGGCATGGAGGACACCAACTCGCCACGCGTGGCGAGCACCATCGACGCCATCCGAGCAGACCTCTCCGCCGGCGGCCCGTCTCTCTACCGCTACCCACCGTGCGGCGACGGACTGCCCGGCGCTGAAGGCGCGTTCCTACCGTGCTCCTTCTGGCTGGTCCAGGCCCTCGCCCATACCGATCGCCGACCCGAAGCCGTGGACCTCTTCGAAGCCCTCCTCGACCGCGGCAGCACCCTCGGGCTGTTCGCTGAGGAGATGGACCCCGCCACCGGCGCGCATCTGGGCAACTTCCCGCAGGCGTTGACTCACGCGGCTCTCGTGTCAGCGGCTCTGGCATTGCGCGATACCGCCGCAGTGTCACGCGACGAAGGGACGTCGCTCGAGCTCTGA
- the ctaD gene encoding aa3-type cytochrome oxidase subunit I, with protein sequence MTTTVARSAEVGARKPLGQLLVRVMTTTDHKVIGNLYFVTAMAWFMAGGVMALLIRSELAYPGSQVVNEETYNQLFTMHGTIMLLLFATPLFFAFGNAIMPLQIGAPDVAFPRLNMFSYWLYLFGGLIAGAGFLTPDGAASFGWFAYTPLSDSVNSPGVGGDLWVMGLWMAGLGTILGAVNFITTIICMRAPGMTMFRMSIFTWTVLITSLLVLIAFPVLAGALLSLEADRQLGAHVFDPSHGGAILWQHLFWFFGHPEVYIIALPFFGIISEILPVFSRKPIFGYIGLVGATMGIAILSVAVWAHHMFVTGAVNLPFFSGMSFLIAVPTGVKFFNWIGTMWGGSVRMDTPMLWSIGFLTTFLFGGLTGIILASPPLDFHVSDSYFVVAHFHYTVFGTVVFAMFAGFYFWWPKLTGKMLDERLGKIHFWLLFIGFHTTFLIQHWLGIEGMPRRYADYLGDDGFTVLNQVSTIGAFILASSMLPFFYNVWITRKTPVVGVDDPWGWGRSLEWATSCPPPRHNFASLPRIRSESPAFDLHHPEIAAIELDANPKEATDEAADAPDSRGLREHLAQQQAQKDAGDPKSHSYKHDETEDEI encoded by the coding sequence TTGACTACTACCGTCGCCCGGTCCGCCGAGGTCGGCGCGCGCAAGCCGCTCGGCCAGTTGCTGGTGCGGGTCATGACCACGACCGATCACAAGGTGATCGGCAACCTCTACTTCGTCACCGCCATGGCGTGGTTCATGGCGGGCGGCGTCATGGCCCTCCTCATCCGCTCCGAGCTGGCCTATCCGGGCAGCCAGGTGGTGAACGAGGAGACCTACAACCAGCTGTTCACGATGCACGGCACGATCATGCTGCTGCTGTTCGCGACGCCGCTGTTCTTCGCGTTCGGCAACGCGATCATGCCGCTTCAGATCGGCGCTCCGGACGTCGCGTTCCCGCGGCTGAACATGTTCAGCTACTGGCTCTACCTGTTCGGCGGCCTGATCGCCGGAGCCGGCTTCCTGACGCCGGACGGCGCGGCGTCGTTCGGCTGGTTCGCCTACACGCCGCTGTCGGACTCGGTCAACAGCCCCGGAGTCGGCGGAGACCTGTGGGTGATGGGCCTGTGGATGGCGGGTCTGGGCACCATCCTCGGTGCGGTCAACTTCATCACCACGATCATCTGCATGCGCGCACCGGGGATGACGATGTTCCGGATGTCGATCTTCACCTGGACGGTGCTGATCACCAGCCTGCTGGTGCTGATCGCGTTCCCGGTGCTCGCCGGCGCGTTGCTCTCGCTCGAGGCGGACCGGCAGCTCGGTGCCCATGTGTTCGACCCGTCCCACGGCGGGGCGATCTTGTGGCAGCACCTGTTCTGGTTCTTCGGGCATCCCGAGGTCTACATCATCGCGCTGCCGTTCTTCGGCATCATCTCCGAGATCCTGCCGGTCTTCAGCCGCAAGCCGATCTTCGGCTACATCGGCCTGGTCGGCGCGACGATGGGGATCGCGATCCTCTCGGTCGCGGTGTGGGCGCACCACATGTTCGTCACCGGTGCGGTCAACCTGCCGTTCTTCTCCGGCATGTCGTTCCTGATCGCGGTCCCGACGGGGGTGAAGTTCTTCAACTGGATCGGCACCATGTGGGGCGGGTCGGTGCGGATGGACACCCCGATGCTGTGGTCCATCGGGTTCCTCACGACGTTCCTGTTCGGTGGCCTGACCGGCATCATCCTGGCCAGCCCGCCGCTGGACTTCCACGTGTCCGACTCCTACTTCGTGGTGGCGCACTTCCACTACACGGTGTTCGGCACGGTCGTGTTCGCCATGTTCGCCGGCTTCTACTTCTGGTGGCCGAAGCTGACCGGCAAGATGCTCGACGAACGGCTCGGCAAGATCCACTTCTGGTTGCTGTTCATCGGCTTCCACACCACGTTCCTCATCCAGCACTGGCTGGGCATCGAGGGCATGCCGCGGCGCTATGCCGACTACCTCGGCGACGACGGGTTCACCGTCCTCAACCAGGTGTCGACCATCGGTGCGTTCATCCTCGCGTCCTCGATGCTGCCGTTCTTCTACAACGTCTGGATCACCCGCAAGACCCCGGTGGTCGGCGTCGACGACCCGTGGGGTTGGGGGCGCTCGCTGGAGTGGGCCACCAGCTGCCCGCCGCCGCGCCACAACTTCGCCAGCCTCCCGCGGATCCGCTCGGAGTCGCCGGCGTTCGACCTGCACCATCCCGAGATCGCCGCGATCGAGCTCGATGCCAACCCGAAGGAAGCGACCGACGAGGCCGCCGATGCTCCGGACTCGCGCGGACTCCGGGAGCACCTCGCCCAGCAGCAGGCCCAGAAGGACGCCGGCGACCCCAAGAGCCACAGCTACAAGCACGACGAGACGGAGGATGAGATCTGA
- the tal gene encoding transaldolase, with the protein MTIDHAPTSADIWIRPVPGSPSDQPGTDGSTDDREADTAARPTRLQQLFVEQGHSPWLDGFSRGDLADGTLSRLVTDGIRGVTANPTTFTRAMEGSAEYDEQLAWLTSTACSAEEAYGELLAIDTIAACAALQPVHRTSNGLDGFVSVEVAPRFASNTGRTIAAARELHRRIDQTNLLVKVPATAQGVPAIKRLVAEGRSINVTLLFSLTRYDDVIEAYLSGLETYISHGGDPSRVHGFASFFVARVDAEIDQRLQQRGASGAGVLCGGAGIAQAKLAYQMFNERFSGGRWERLARHGAHAQRLLWASTSPKNPADRDTRYVEELIGPQLVSTLPKRTTRAFEQHGRVTRTIDTGVQDAKEHLRSLAEAGIDMADVGSTLETEGVSGFQRSFEQAMAVLDAKML; encoded by the coding sequence GTGACAATCGACCACGCACCGACATCGGCGGACATCTGGATCCGTCCGGTCCCTGGCTCACCGTCCGACCAACCCGGGACCGACGGATCAACAGACGATCGGGAAGCAGATACAGCAGCCCGCCCGACCCGGCTGCAACAACTGTTCGTCGAACAAGGCCACAGTCCGTGGCTCGACGGCTTCTCTCGCGGTGACCTGGCCGACGGCACGCTCTCCCGGCTCGTCACGGACGGCATCCGCGGGGTGACGGCCAACCCCACCACCTTCACCAGGGCGATGGAGGGGTCGGCGGAGTACGACGAGCAATTGGCTTGGCTGACCTCGACTGCATGCTCGGCCGAGGAGGCCTATGGAGAGCTGCTGGCCATTGACACCATTGCCGCCTGTGCGGCGCTCCAGCCCGTCCACCGAACCAGCAACGGGTTGGACGGCTTCGTGTCCGTCGAGGTGGCACCGCGGTTCGCCAGCAACACCGGGAGGACGATCGCAGCCGCGCGGGAACTGCACCGGCGGATCGACCAGACCAACCTGTTGGTGAAGGTTCCCGCAACCGCTCAGGGGGTTCCGGCCATCAAGAGATTGGTCGCGGAGGGGCGCAGCATCAACGTCACACTGCTCTTCTCCCTGACGCGCTACGACGACGTCATCGAGGCCTACCTCTCAGGTTTGGAGACCTACATCTCGCACGGCGGGGATCCCTCGAGGGTCCACGGCTTTGCCTCGTTCTTCGTGGCCCGGGTCGACGCAGAGATCGACCAACGGCTCCAGCAGCGTGGAGCCAGCGGCGCGGGCGTCCTCTGCGGCGGCGCGGGGATTGCGCAGGCCAAGCTCGCCTACCAGATGTTCAACGAGAGATTCTCCGGCGGGAGATGGGAACGTCTGGCACGACATGGCGCGCACGCACAACGGCTGCTGTGGGCCTCCACGTCACCCAAGAACCCCGCTGATCGCGACACCCGGTATGTCGAAGAACTGATCGGGCCGCAACTGGTGAGCACGCTGCCGAAGCGCACCACGCGCGCGTTCGAGCAGCACGGGCGGGTAACTCGCACCATCGACACCGGTGTGCAGGACGCCAAGGAGCACCTGCGTTCACTCGCCGAAGCAGGGATCGACATGGCCGACGTCGGTAGCACGTTGGAGACCGAAGGCGTTTCCGGGTTCCAACGCTCCTTCGAACAGGCGATGGCCGTGCTCGACGCCAAGATGCTGTGA